The DNA window AATCCTTTAAGCTTGTGAAAATGCGAGGAGGGAAGCGGTATGGCTTTGATGCAGATAAGCGTGATTCCCATCGGGACGCCGACTCCAAGTATCGGTAATTACATCGCGGAAGTGGTCAAGGTACTCGATCGAGAAGGGGCAAGGTATGAACTCACCGATATGGGGACGATAATCGAGGCGGGAACGGATGAGCTCTTCACACTGGCCAGCAGGCTCCATGAGGTACCATTCACGAAGGGAATCCAAAGGGTAATAACAATCATCGAGATCGACGATCGCAGGGACAAGAAGGTTGGAATGGGCGATAAGGTAAGATCGGTCATGGCGAGGATAAAATAGGGATACAGGACAAGATACAAGATACAGAATATAGGGATAGGTAGCGTCTGTCTAGGTGATACTTACTTAAGTAGAGATTTAAGTATTGACTCTGGTGTTGGATTAAATATAGAATGTGTGTGGAGGTGAAAAATGAAGATAAATATTACCATACCCGCTGGTTTCTTAAAGAAAATAGACAGGACAGCCAAGGAGGAGCATCTAAGCCGAAGCGAGTTTTTAAGAAAAGCTGTTGAAGCATACTGGGAATCCCAAAGGACAAAGCAGGCCGAAAAGAAGCGAACTCAGAATATAAGGGGAGCCATGGAGATTCAAAGCCGTTTGCGCAAGAAAGCGGGTAAGTGGGATGGCGTAGCCGAGATTCGAAGGTGGAGAGAGGCACACTAATGTATACCTCCTCAACTCTTTTTGTAATCGATGCCTCGGTTGCGATCAAGTGGTTTTCCCATGTAAATGAAG is part of the Actinomycetota bacterium genome and encodes:
- a CDS encoding MTH1187 family thiamine-binding protein, with product MALMQISVIPIGTPTPSIGNYIAEVVKVLDREGARYELTDMGTIIEAGTDELFTLASRLHEVPFTKGIQRVITIIEIDDRRDKKVGMGDKVRSVMARIK
- a CDS encoding type II toxin-antitoxin system HicB family antitoxin, whose amino-acid sequence is MKINITIPAGFLKKIDRTAKEEHLSRSEFLRKAVEAYWESQRTKQAEKKRTQNIRGAMEIQSRLRKKAGKWDGVAEIRRWREAH